CACATGAGGGGCCGCGCATAGGCGGGGAAAGCTATGCGAAGAGCATACCGACCGGCATAGCGTTCCTGAAACTGCTTTTTTCCGAGATATTCACGAAAAAGCGCTGACCGCCGTTCCCGTTATTTTTTCAAAAGCGGATATCCCATCGTCTCTCGTTCTGCGATATAAATCCCTGCCACCTCTTTCATCATGTCGCGCACGCGGCCGATGTAGGTGGCGCGTTCGGTGACCGATATGGCATTGCGTGCATCGAGCATATTGAACGTGTGAGCGGCCTTACATATCATGTCATATGCCGGGAGCGGGAGCTTCGCCGCCAGGCAGCGCTTGCACTCGGCTTCGTATTCGTTGAAATGGCGGAAGTACATCGCCGTATCCGCTATCTCGAAGTTGTACTTCGAGAATTCGCGTTCGCCCTGCATGTGTACATCGCCGTATTTGACGCCGTGTCCCCATTCCATGTCCTTGAAATGGTTCACGTTCTGCAGGTACATGCAGATGCGCTCAAGGCCGTAGGTTATCTCGCCCGAGACGGGTTTCAAGTCCATGCCGGCAAGGCCTTGAAAGTAGGTGAACTGTGTTATTTCCATCCCGTCGAGCCATACTTCCCAGCCGAGCCCCCAAGCACCCAGCGTGGGCGATTCCCAGTCGTCATGGACGAAGCGCAGATCGTGCTCCTTGAAGTCGACGCCGAGCGCGGCAAGGCTTTCGATATAGAGCGCCTGTATATTATCCGGCGAGGGCTTCAAGAGCACCTGATACTGATAGTAGTGCTGCATGCGGTTGGGGTTCTCCCCGTAGCGGCCGTCGGTGGGCCTCCGCGAGGGCTCCACGTATGCCACATTGAAGGGCTCAGGGCCGAGCGCACGGAGGGCGGTAGCGGGGTTGTAGGTGCCCGCACCCACTTCCATATCGAAGCCCTGCTGTATGATGCAGCCGTTCTTCGCCCAAAAATCGTTGAGCGTGTGTATGAGCGATGAAAAGGTCATGGTTCTTCCTTTCAGCTTCGCTGTGCATATGGAGAACAATACAGTAAAATGCGGGCGGCGTCAATCATGTCATATTGAAGTGTCGCCCCAGCACTTGACAATGCACGGATATCTGCGTATAGTGCCTGTGTCAGAAAGGCATATTCATACTATACCTCTCTATTATGTGCCTAACGGTCAGGTGGGGAGCATACGGGTGCTACACGGGTTCCCGTATTCGTGGAAGTTCAGCGAAGACTGTAGGCCCGATCATTGAGGCTCGAGCGGCGAATACAACACTGTTTGTACATCCTTCGGAAATTAATGCATTCCCGGGTGATATTAAGATAATGACCGGAAAGTGCATGAGAATGACCGTTCTTGTCTTGACGCCCTGATACCGCATGAGTATACTTACCGCAGACATCGCAACGAACGAACCTCAGCAGGAAAACGCATGTTAAAATACGCCGTCATCTTCATCATCGCGATCGCTTCTCTCTTTGGACAGGATCTCATTCTGAACGGGGACTTTGAGGCTGTTGAGAACGGCATGCCGGCAGGATGGACCATCGCCCCGTACGGCAGCAAAAATACCGTGTCGACCGCCGCCGAAGAAGGCGATATACGCGGTAAGGCATCCGCTCACCTGAAGCATGAAAGTGAGGACGCCGCAGCAAGCGCAAAAGCCGTCGTACTCATTACCCGCGCGAAGATAGCGGGCATCGTCGCCGGTACGGAATACCGCTTCCGTTTTTTTGCACGCGCGCGGGCGAAGGATCAGCCGCTTCGGGTGTACTATTATACCGACACATCCGTGTCGCCGCATTATTACAAGCTTAAGACGGTCACGGTGAGCGATGAGTGGGATGCGTATGAGTTCGTACTGAAACTGCCGCTTACGGCGGAATGGAAGGACCGGGACCTTTTCATGCGTTTTGATATCCTCTACGGCGAGGTATATCTTGATGACGTTGTGCTTGCGCCCAATACGGAAGCCCCGCCGGAGAAAAAAAAGGCCGTGGTATCGCTTAACCGCAGCAACCTTTTTCAGAACTCGAGCTTTGAGATCGGCTTCGATGAGTATGCCTTGACGCGTGGCCTTTATATGCGCGGGCGCGATCCGAACAATAATGAACCGCGTCAGCCGCTCATCGATCCGAACGAGAAAATGCACGGGGAAGCGAGCCTCCGGCTTGATAATCCCGACGGCGACGCGATGCTCTTAAGCTCCCGCGATATACCGCTCGTGCCCGGCAAGGAATATACATTGTCCGGATGGTTCAAGACCGCCGGCGATATCAAGGTGGTTGCCTTCTCCCTGCTGAGCATCATTTCGAGCGGCGCACGAAAAGGATATTCCGTGTGGAATGAGGTCGGCAGCGACTGGAAGCGCATGTCGTTAACCTTTACCGCGGCGCCGAACCACGATTTCTATACGCTGCAGATAGCCAATATACCCGAGGGTCACGGAAAGATGCCGCCGCCGACACGCAATCAGGCGGGGACGATGTGGATAGACGGCATACAGCTCACAGAAGGGAGATCATCGAAGTATCAGCCCGACGATTTTGAGATCGGCCTCACGCGTACGCTCAATCGCTACTATGCGTACACCCCGAACGAGCCCTATACAGTGACGTTCCGGGCGCGTAACAATACCGCAGGGAACGCCGAGGTCAAATTCAGATTCTCCATACTGGATAACTACTTCGACAGAACGGTCAGGACGGGAGAGACATCATCCATTACGCTCAAGGGGAATTCCGCCGGGGAGATATCCGCGGAGATCAACCCGAAGCGCTACGGGATGTTCGTCATGAACTATGAACTTGTCAATGCAAAAACGGGGGCTGTGCTCGATGCGTATTCATTCGATTACGCCGTCATCGAGAATCTCATGGCGATACCGGGGCCCAAGGGGTTCACCAGCGGCGGGCAGATGAATTTCCGGGCCAACTGGTTCGCCCAGAGCTGGGCCACACAGCCGACGCTCGAGTATCTCGGCGCGACCATAGATGAGACGTATGATTTCATAGCGAATGTCGGCGACCGCTGGTATCGCTGCTGGGATTTCGGCTGGGGCCACAATGAGGTCGATGAAGGAAATTATGAATGGCAGGTCCTCGACAGGCAGATAGAAGAGCTCACGAAGCGCGGCATAAAGCCGGTGGCCTCGCTCGACACGTTCATCGTCGATGAAAAAAACTCCCAGAAGATATATGCAAAAGTGCCGAAATGGGCGCAGGAACGATACGGCATTGCCGACACGAAAGGGTCGATGAAATGCCGCGTATGCGTTCCGCCGGTGGATATATGGGCGCGGTATTTCAGGGAATGCGTGCTGCGCTACAAGGGAAAAGTGCGGGCGTATGAAATATTAAATGAACCGAATCTCTGGCTCTCCGCCGAACAGTACATCGGTTTCCTCAAGGCCGCGTATACGATCGTCCGCGAGATCGACCCCGATGCGCGTGTCATCGGTTTCTGCGCCACAGGGGACCTCGGCGGCAAGCTTTTAAAGTTCGTGAAAGCATGCATGGACTTAGGCGCGAACGAATATTTCGATGCGATGTCATTCCACCCCTACGATTCGCCGCTTGATTCAAGCAGTTATCCGGCTGAAAAGGCGATAGCCGACATCAAACAGCTCCTTGCCGATGTCGGGGCTGAAAAGAAGGAGATATGGAATTCCGAGGTGTTTTATTTTGAACAGGACCTTCCGGAACAATTTTATGGCTCTCTGGCCGTCAAGGGACATCAATTAGCAAGACGACTGCTCATCGATCAGTTCCACGGTGTGGCACGTACAGCCTGCGTTGATGGTGCATATAATCGTGCGCGCATCGCGCCGCTTGCGCTCGATAATCCGCGCAAGCCCATACCGAGCCAGTTCTTTGTGATAAACAATGCCTGGGCGCGTTTCTTCGAGGGCGGCAAACCGATAAAGCAGATAACCCTTACCGGGAAGAACAAACTTTATATCTATGAGCGAGCGGACGGGCCGATAGCCGCGTATTGGAATTACAGCTATTCCGCAAAAAGTTCGGCAGCGCTCGCGTTAAGGAATTCCAAAGACAGGATACTCTTGTTCGATCTCATGGGGAATCCGCTCGAGAACCCGGCAGAGAAGAACAACGGCTACCTTCTCAATGACGCCGTTGATCCGGTATACATCAAGCCCAACAGGATAAGTAAAGATGAATTCCTGAAATTGATGGGAACCGCCGAGATGGAATACCGTGTGCCGGTGGCGGTCACCGCGCGTATGGGTTACCGTGATGAAACGCCCGTCATCCGTGCCGAGGTGATGAACCATGGCGCGGATACCATGCCGATGCGCTTAAGCTTCAGATCATCCATAAGCGAGATAGCCGGCGGCACTGTCGATGTAACGGCACGTCCGCGGGAAGCGACACCCGTTCTCTTCCCGCTGAAATTTGAAAAGCCGTGGACAACAGCCGAGCTTTCGTTCAAGGCCGAAGCGGGATCAAAACACTATGAACTTGCGCCGGTCACCATACGCTTTCGCCCATTGGCGGCAGCCAGCAGCGGAAAAACGCCCGTGATAGACGGCGTTGTCAATGCCGGTGAGTGGGACGGTCATGCCGGGATAACCCTTGATTCGCTCCCGGCCCTGAGGAACGCCGTGCCCGCTGTATGGGGCGGCAGGAACGACATGTCCGGCCGTGTATGGCTTGCCTGGGACAGCGTCTCGCTCTATCTCGGCTTCAAGGTGCTTGATGACAAGCGCGGTGAACGCAATAACCGACTGGGCGTATGGAACAGCGACTGCATCGAACTCTTTCTCGACACCGCCCCGGATGATCAGCCGACCGCGAGCGGATTCAACGCGAACGCTTGTCAGATCGTGATCGGCATGCCGACCGTACAATTCCCGGAGATAGTCATGCTCAAGGCGAGCGGGATGCTTGAGGTGAACACGGCGAACATGCCCGTCAAGACATCTACACAGCCGGGCGGATATGATGTTGAGCTCGCGATACCGTGGAAGGAGCTCGGGGGATTGAAGCCGGAAGCCGGGACACAGATCGGTTTTGATGTCTGTCTCAGCGATGACGATGCGACGAGCAGGAAATTATCGCTTGTCTGGTCAGGCGATGCGGATTACTATAAGAACCGCCTCAATTTCGGCCGGGTGATGCTGTCTTCCCGGGAACGATCGCGGTAGGGCTGAAAACACATCGATCTTATTCAACGGGGGAACATCGCTCACAGGTCCCGTCGGCGCGGCTTCTACTGACTACTGACGGAATATGCGGATCTTGGGATACGATCCGAGCACTTTGAGGAATGTCGTTTCCTGATCGAGCGCGGCAAGTGCCTCGGTGATATGCTTATCCTTCCGGTGCCCGTCGATATCGATGTAGAAGAGATATTCCCACGCCTTCTTCTTCGTCGGGCGGCTCTCTATCTTGTTCATATTGATGTTGCGGTCGCTGAATATCGCGAGCACCGTCTGCAGCGCGCCCGGCTTGTCCTTGATGGCGACGATGAGCGATGTCTTATCCTTCTTCGATGGCTCATTATCGTCCTTGCCGATGGTAAGGAAGCGCGTGAAATTCTCCGGATTATCCTCGATGTTCTCCGCGAGCACGTTGAGCTTGTACAGCTCCGCGTTCACCACGCCCGCTATGGCCGCGCTGAATTTATCCCAGCCGACGACCTTCGCCGCCTCCGAATTGCTCGATGATTCGATGAGCTCGGCATGCGGGAGATTGTTCATTATCCACATGCGGCATTGGCCGAAGGACTGCGGATGCGAGTATATCTTCTTTATCTCGGAGACGTCCGTGCATTGCGAGAGAAGACAGTGATGTATGTTCATGAAATGCTCAGAGCATATCTTCAATGTCGAGGTGATGAACATATCGAGCGTGTAATTGACCGCGCCCTCGTTGGAATTCTCTATGGGCACGACGCCGTAATCGTATTTATCGACCTCCACTTCCTTGAACACATCGCCGATGGTCTTAAGCGCCGCGAATTCCGTCGATGACCCGAACTGCTCTATCGCCGCCGTATGGGTGAAGCTTCCCTCCGGGCCGAAATACGCCACCGATATCGGCTCCTCTATCTCCCGTGAAGCGGACATGATCTCACGGTATATCATCCGGAGCACGCGCGAGGGGAAGGGCTTCCCCTTTGCAAGCGTCTCGATGCGCTCGAGTATCTCCGCCTCGCGCTTGGGGTCGTATATCACGCGGTTGAGCTCACGCTTTATCTTGCCTATCGCAACCGCATGCGATGTCCGCTCATTGATGAGCTTCACTATCTCTTCGTCGATGCGGTTTATCGAAATGCGATGTTTATCGATGTCCATGCGTTCTCCGTTGGGCGAATGCTTCCTGGGCTGCGATCGAATTGCGTTCCCAGAACACGCCGCCCTCATATCCCTGAATGCGATCGCCGCGTTCGATGCCGGCAAGGCGCTTCTCGATGAGCGCCGCGTACCGCTCGTCCTTCTCTATCGAACAGTAACGTCTTCCGAGCTTTTTTGCAACTGCCGCCGCGGTCCCCGAGCCGGCGAATGCGTCGAGTACCATATCGCCTTCGTTCGACGAAGCGAGCATTATCTTCGCAAGGAGCTTCTCCGGCTTCTGCGTGGGGTGTTCGGTGTTCTCAGGCATCGACCAATAGGGTACGGTAAGGTCGGTCCAGAGATTCGATGCATGCGTCCTTCTGAAACCGCCGTGCGCCGTCCGCTCCCAATCCTTGGGTTTGCCGTTCTCGGTATACGGGGCGATGACGCGCCGCATTATCTTCACCGCATCGGTATTGAAGGCATAGTTATCCGACACCGTCGCGAACCAGATATCCTCCGATGCGTTCTTCCAGTTCGCTTTCGCGCCGCGGCCCTTCTCTCGCTCCCAGGTGATGCGGCTTCGCACGATAACATGCCGGGAAAGCACGTCGTATATCGCGGCGGAGGACCGCCAGTCACCGCAGACGTATATCGATGCCGTTCTCCTGAGCGACGGCACAAGCGCACGGAACCATGATCCCATGTACTCCGCGTAGCCCGCGGACGATCGGGCCCTGAACGACTCTGCGTGGAATTCCTTATCGATATTATACGGCGGATCAATGAAGAGAAGGTCGACGGAACGCGCGGGGAGATATTTCGCCGCATGGATAATATCCTGGCATATCGTTCTTCCGGCAATGGCATCCACCGATGACGGGGCTTTGAGCGTAGTGATATCCGTGCTGAAGCGGCGTACCTCCGCTGCCGAGAGCGTCATCGTCTTGTTCCGCGGAGAACGGTCCTTCGTCATCTACACCCGCTTGGGTACGGGCAGTCTCATCTGAAGCGCGGATATCCCGTAGAGCGATGCGATGACAGCGCCGATGGCGAACACATACTGATAGCCGAACGTGAGCCATATCACGCCGCTTGCAAGGGCGATGCTTATGGAGAACACGTGATCGATGGTCGTTCCCATGGCGAGCGTGGGCGAGACATGGGCGGGTATAACGGCGATCTTCTTGAGATACGTCGCACGCGCCATGCCGAACGAAAAAAGGAGCATGTCAAGAACATAGCATGACGCCGCGATGTAGAACCCGGCATCGCCGAACAGTATCTTCGCGAAACCGTAGCCGAGACAGACGACGATGAGCACGCCGCCTTCGACGGCAAGCACCGTCCGTTCGCCGAGGCGGTCTATCATGCGCCCGAGAAAGGGCTGAAAGAGAATGCCGATGATGCTGCCGATGGTGAAAAGCACCGCGATGATGGCCGTCGGTTTCCCGTAGATGGTAACGAGCACCCACGGCGCGAAGGTGATGAATATCTGCTTCCTTGTACCGAAGAGAATGGTAAGCCAGTAGTACAGCGAGTATTCCCGGCGGAGTATGAAACGCATCTTCGCAGGGGGCGCTGCCTTCGGT
This sequence is a window from Spirochaetota bacterium. Protein-coding genes within it:
- the glyQ gene encoding glycine--tRNA ligase subunit alpha; translated protein: MTFSSLIHTLNDFWAKNGCIIQQGFDMEVGAGTYNPATALRALGPEPFNVAYVEPSRRPTDGRYGENPNRMQHYYQYQVLLKPSPDNIQALYIESLAALGVDFKEHDLRFVHDDWESPTLGAWGLGWEVWLDGMEITQFTYFQGLAGMDLKPVSGEITYGLERICMYLQNVNHFKDMEWGHGVKYGDVHMQGEREFSKYNFEIADTAMYFRHFNEYEAECKRCLAAKLPLPAYDMICKAAHTFNMLDARNAISVTERATYIGRVRDMMKEVAGIYIAERETMGYPLLKK
- a CDS encoding MFS transporter, with the protein product MLARLRLRFEHIPRDLWLFIAVVAATGFTTNVIESTFNNFLSETYNLTGMARSVLELPRELPGFTVVFVSALLFFLSSRRLAAFSMFLQAVGLILIAFFAPKFNIMLAWLFIMSLGQHLFMPLSSAIGMELAHAGKEGRRLGQLNGIRTFAAIAGGGLVVVGFGYLKFTFAVTFTIAAVCLVIAGVLMLFMKPKAAPPAKMRFILRREYSLYYWLTILFGTRKQIFITFAPWVLVTIYGKPTAIIAVLFTIGSIIGILFQPFLGRMIDRLGERTVLAVEGGVLIVVCLGYGFAKILFGDAGFYIAASCYVLDMLLFSFGMARATYLKKIAVIPAHVSPTLAMGTTIDHVFSISIALASGVIWLTFGYQYVFAIGAVIASLYGISALQMRLPVPKRV
- a CDS encoding site-specific DNA-methyltransferase gives rise to the protein MTKDRSPRNKTMTLSAAEVRRFSTDITTLKAPSSVDAIAGRTICQDIIHAAKYLPARSVDLLFIDPPYNIDKEFHAESFRARSSAGYAEYMGSWFRALVPSLRRTASIYVCGDWRSSAAIYDVLSRHVIVRSRITWEREKGRGAKANWKNASEDIWFATVSDNYAFNTDAVKIMRRVIAPYTENGKPKDWERTAHGGFRRTHASNLWTDLTVPYWSMPENTEHPTQKPEKLLAKIMLASSNEGDMVLDAFAGSGTAAAVAKKLGRRYCSIEKDERYAALIEKRLAGIERGDRIQGYEGGVFWERNSIAAQEAFAQRRTHGHR
- the pheA gene encoding prephenate dehydratase, coding for MDIDKHRISINRIDEEIVKLINERTSHAVAIGKIKRELNRVIYDPKREAEILERIETLAKGKPFPSRVLRMIYREIMSASREIEEPISVAYFGPEGSFTHTAAIEQFGSSTEFAALKTIGDVFKEVEVDKYDYGVVPIENSNEGAVNYTLDMFITSTLKICSEHFMNIHHCLLSQCTDVSEIKKIYSHPQSFGQCRMWIMNNLPHAELIESSSNSEAAKVVGWDKFSAAIAGVVNAELYKLNVLAENIEDNPENFTRFLTIGKDDNEPSKKDKTSLIVAIKDKPGALQTVLAIFSDRNINMNKIESRPTKKKAWEYLFYIDIDGHRKDKHITEALAALDQETTFLKVLGSYPKIRIFRQ
- a CDS encoding sugar-binding protein; protein product: MLKYAVIFIIAIASLFGQDLILNGDFEAVENGMPAGWTIAPYGSKNTVSTAAEEGDIRGKASAHLKHESEDAAASAKAVVLITRAKIAGIVAGTEYRFRFFARARAKDQPLRVYYYTDTSVSPHYYKLKTVTVSDEWDAYEFVLKLPLTAEWKDRDLFMRFDILYGEVYLDDVVLAPNTEAPPEKKKAVVSLNRSNLFQNSSFEIGFDEYALTRGLYMRGRDPNNNEPRQPLIDPNEKMHGEASLRLDNPDGDAMLLSSRDIPLVPGKEYTLSGWFKTAGDIKVVAFSLLSIISSGARKGYSVWNEVGSDWKRMSLTFTAAPNHDFYTLQIANIPEGHGKMPPPTRNQAGTMWIDGIQLTEGRSSKYQPDDFEIGLTRTLNRYYAYTPNEPYTVTFRARNNTAGNAEVKFRFSILDNYFDRTVRTGETSSITLKGNSAGEISAEINPKRYGMFVMNYELVNAKTGAVLDAYSFDYAVIENLMAIPGPKGFTSGGQMNFRANWFAQSWATQPTLEYLGATIDETYDFIANVGDRWYRCWDFGWGHNEVDEGNYEWQVLDRQIEELTKRGIKPVASLDTFIVDEKNSQKIYAKVPKWAQERYGIADTKGSMKCRVCVPPVDIWARYFRECVLRYKGKVRAYEILNEPNLWLSAEQYIGFLKAAYTIVREIDPDARVIGFCATGDLGGKLLKFVKACMDLGANEYFDAMSFHPYDSPLDSSSYPAEKAIADIKQLLADVGAEKKEIWNSEVFYFEQDLPEQFYGSLAVKGHQLARRLLIDQFHGVARTACVDGAYNRARIAPLALDNPRKPIPSQFFVINNAWARFFEGGKPIKQITLTGKNKLYIYERADGPIAAYWNYSYSAKSSAALALRNSKDRILLFDLMGNPLENPAEKNNGYLLNDAVDPVYIKPNRISKDEFLKLMGTAEMEYRVPVAVTARMGYRDETPVIRAEVMNHGADTMPMRLSFRSSISEIAGGTVDVTARPREATPVLFPLKFEKPWTTAELSFKAEAGSKHYELAPVTIRFRPLAAASSGKTPVIDGVVNAGEWDGHAGITLDSLPALRNAVPAVWGGRNDMSGRVWLAWDSVSLYLGFKVLDDKRGERNNRLGVWNSDCIELFLDTAPDDQPTASGFNANACQIVIGMPTVQFPEIVMLKASGMLEVNTANMPVKTSTQPGGYDVELAIPWKELGGLKPEAGTQIGFDVCLSDDDATSRKLSLVWSGDADYYKNRLNFGRVMLSSRERSR